A region from the Streptosporangium sp. NBC_01756 genome encodes:
- the typA gene encoding translational GTPase TypA: MPLNSRDDLRNIAIIAHVDHGKTTLVDAMLWQSGAFRANQDVDDRVMDSNDLEREKGITILAKNTAVKHGDMTLNIIDTPGHADFGGEVERGLSMVDGVVLLVDASEGPLPQTRFVLRKAFAAKMPVILCINKVDRPDSRIKEVVDEVYELFMDLDATEEQIDFPIVYASAKAGRASLNRPDDAGMPDSEDLEPLFQVIKDTIPAPVYDPSASLQAHVTNLDASSYLGRIALCRVHQGTIKKGQQVAWCRTDGTIQKVKITELLMTEALERKPAEQAGPGDIIAIAGIPDIMIGETLADPDDPRPLPLITVDEPAISMTIGTNTSPMVGKIKGSKVTARMVKDRLEKELVGNVSLRVLPTDRPDAWEVQGRGELALAILVEQMRREGFELTVGKPQVVTKTVDGKVHEPVERVTIDCPEEYLGAITQLLAVRKGRMEHMTNHGTGWIRMEFVVPARGLIGFRTEFLTETRGTGLVHHVFEAYEPWFGELRTRNNGSLVADRSGPVTAFAMTNLQERGILFVSPTTEVYEGMIVGENSRSDDMDVNITKEKKLTNMRSSTADVTETLIPPRQLSLEQALEFIREDECVEITPETVRIRKVVLDAAARGRSAARAKRAN; encoded by the coding sequence ATGCCTTTGAACAGCCGCGACGACCTGCGGAACATCGCGATCATCGCGCACGTCGACCACGGCAAGACCACTCTCGTGGATGCCATGCTCTGGCAGTCCGGAGCCTTCCGGGCCAACCAGGACGTAGATGACCGCGTCATGGACTCCAACGACCTGGAACGCGAGAAGGGCATCACCATTCTCGCGAAGAACACCGCCGTCAAGCACGGCGACATGACCCTCAACATCATCGACACCCCCGGGCACGCCGACTTCGGCGGCGAGGTCGAGCGCGGCCTGTCGATGGTCGACGGCGTCGTGCTGCTGGTGGACGCCTCCGAGGGGCCCCTGCCGCAGACCCGGTTCGTGCTGCGCAAGGCGTTCGCCGCCAAGATGCCGGTCATCCTGTGCATCAACAAGGTGGACCGCCCCGACTCCCGGATCAAGGAGGTCGTGGACGAGGTCTACGAGCTCTTCATGGATCTGGACGCCACCGAGGAGCAGATCGACTTCCCGATCGTCTACGCCTCGGCCAAGGCCGGCCGCGCCTCGCTGAACCGCCCCGACGACGCGGGGATGCCCGACTCCGAGGACCTGGAGCCGCTGTTCCAGGTCATCAAGGACACGATCCCGGCTCCGGTCTACGACCCGTCGGCCTCGCTGCAGGCGCACGTCACCAACCTGGACGCCTCGTCTTACCTGGGCAGGATCGCGCTCTGCCGCGTCCACCAGGGCACCATCAAGAAGGGCCAGCAGGTCGCCTGGTGCCGCACCGACGGCACCATCCAGAAGGTGAAGATCACCGAGCTGCTGATGACCGAGGCGCTGGAGCGCAAGCCCGCCGAGCAGGCGGGCCCCGGCGACATCATCGCCATCGCCGGCATTCCGGACATCATGATCGGTGAGACCCTGGCCGACCCCGACGATCCGCGGCCGCTGCCGCTGATCACGGTGGACGAGCCGGCGATCTCGATGACCATCGGCACCAACACCTCGCCGATGGTCGGCAAGATCAAGGGCTCCAAGGTCACCGCCCGCATGGTCAAGGACCGGCTCGAGAAGGAGCTGGTCGGCAACGTGTCGCTGCGCGTCCTGCCGACCGACCGCCCCGACGCCTGGGAGGTGCAGGGCCGTGGCGAGCTGGCGCTGGCCATCCTGGTCGAGCAGATGCGCCGCGAGGGCTTCGAGCTGACCGTCGGCAAGCCGCAGGTGGTCACCAAGACCGTCGACGGCAAGGTGCACGAGCCGGTCGAGCGCGTGACCATCGACTGCCCCGAGGAATACCTCGGAGCGATCACCCAGCTCCTGGCCGTCCGCAAGGGCCGCATGGAGCACATGACCAACCACGGCACCGGCTGGATCCGGATGGAGTTCGTGGTCCCGGCCCGCGGCCTGATCGGCTTCCGGACCGAGTTCCTGACCGAGACCCGCGGCACCGGTCTGGTGCACCACGTCTTCGAGGCCTACGAGCCGTGGTTCGGCGAGCTGCGCACCCGTAACAACGGCTCGCTGGTCGCCGACCGCTCCGGTCCGGTCACCGCCTTCGCGATGACGAACCTGCAGGAGCGGGGCATCCTGTTCGTCTCGCCGACCACCGAGGTCTACGAGGGCATGATCGTCGGTGAGAACTCGCGCTCCGACGACATGGACGTGAACATCACCAAGGAGAAGAAGCTCACCAACATGCGCTCCTCCACGGCGGACGTGACGGAGACCCTGATCCCGCCGCGCCAGCTCTCGCTGGAGCAGGCGCTGGAGTTCATCCGCGAGGACGAGTGCGTGGAGATCACTCCGGAGACCGTGCGCATCCGCAAGGTCGTCCTGGACGCCGCGGCCCGCGGGCGCTCCGCGGCCCGGGCCAAGCGCGCCAACTGA